GTATTTGAGGCTACTAATTACTGGTGATGGTGGGGGTTTTGGCCCTTTACAGCAAAGATTAGCTACTTTACCTATCAGAGATGGTGGCCTAGGCATTTACACCGTGGCTGACACCAGTACCTACTGCTACCTTGCTTCTCAGAGTCAGACAACTTCGGTACAAAAAATAATTCTGGGGGATTTATTCTCAACAGGCAAAGGTTCTGCTTATCAATTGGCTCTTCAGAATtttatccaggtatgtggattacctccTTCTTATTGTTTTGATGAtactgcccccccccccccccccccccttccatacactccctggcagtcacttattttgatgcagtcaaGAAGAAAATTgcagaccaattttctatgtctgcacGAGATTCCATTTTGTGGATGTGTAACCGTGTTAAGCATGCTCAGGATTATCTATTGGCTGTCCccattagtgggcttaatcagtgCCTCAGGTCTAGACAGTTCAGAGCTGTACTTTGCTATCGCCTTGGCATCCCACTTTTTGTTGAGAATGGCTTATGCTCTAGTTGTAACAAATATATGGACATTTTTGGGgaccatgcgcttcattgtgctaaatatgttggaagtaagtttcgacatgatcttgttcgagatgttgtagttgatatgttaCAAAGCTAACGTGCCTGCGCGCAAGGAAGTCTCTCTTGGTATGGTGTCAGATGATGGCAAGGACTTGAAGCCTGCCgatatccttgttctcaactgggagaatggtcaagatgtttgcatggatgtcacaggtgtctcgccCTTCACTGGTGAATGCATTCGTTCTTTTGTCCCAGATAAAGCTATTTCTAAGGCGGTTTCGCGTAAGCaagctaaatatttggaaaagtgTGCTTCACTTGGATATGGTTTGGGTGTCTTAGCGTTTTCTACTCTTGGGGAACTTGGtgaagatactttgtgttttttcaagcgcctgaagaattgtattgttaataacgatgctagtagtggttttggtaattttattttttcatagattaggcattgctattcaaagaggtgttgtgttggagcccagcttgttaaTAGGTTACCAAATAAAGGCTCTGTATAAGTTTtaacaaatatatttttcatattcaaatttgaatataaaataaaaataaaaaaattagtatTTGATACAAGTTATTAATTTTGGAAGCATTAGtgaattacaaaaaagataattctGGGATCTTCAAATAACCGGGGGCTCTGCGGATCGGGAGACCGCCGATTTGACTCAATCTTCTCCGATTCGAAAAATTCTGGGATCTAAATCAACTGCATGTTTAGGATTTAAACATAAtctctttttaatttctttttatcctCTTTTAGTTGATTTCTTTTTTCAATTCTCGGAATTATCTTTATACGTTAACTCTTTCCTTCAATCTCTTAATCTTTTGGAATACCTAATCCTCTTCATATTCATAAATCATCATTAATTTCCTTtcaatctcttatttctttttttgtttgatttctaATTGCTTCTATGTATTATCTAATTACTTTAGTTTTCCCCTTTCTATGTCAGGCTGATTAGCTTTGGTTTGCCGGCCATGTAGCCCCATTAGGGGCCGTTTAATCTACCGTAGTATCTGTTTCCTACCTTCTATGGCGAGTCTCACCCTTCTAGTCTTGCTGGTCGTGTGTTGCTGCAACGGTACAAGCTGGGGTTTGTTTTTTACCTTCAATTTTACATGAATCAGAGATAAATGTTTATGGATTTTTATCATCCACTTCAAATTGATTTAGTCGGGGGCTCCTTTATCATTCCACAAGGTTTGATTTTGTTTCTGATTGGTTTAATTTAGACTCATCTTTTAATCCAACATCAGGGGTTACTATGGCTCTTTTTGAATGCGTTATTTGCTGCATTCATTTTAATTGGCTAATGATCCTTTTCTCAATTGTTTAGTTCTTGTCTCTGGGTTAAATGTTTTCTGCCTAAATTCTCGTTGTTGCTATTATTTCGTATCTTAGCTAAAAGTTCCATTTTTTCACAGTGTATTTGTAAAATTTGCGTGAGTCCCTTTCAATTTATGCTCGCATACAGAGTGATTGTTAGTATTCCCTTTTCTTAGATTTTACTCTATTCGTGCATATATCATTTTAATCCTTCTTCACCCTTTAACTTGGTTTATCGTTTCAAAGTAGTGCTTTTGGTATTGCTGGACTTTGAAGCTCCTTTTGTTATCGACTTCTGGTTTCCTCCCTGCGgcctaactattttgggtttgtgTCGGATCGATGAATTAAGGTCTGGTTTTTTCTTTCTGGTAAAGTAGTTATCTCCCAGTGGCTTTGTTATTTTTGTGACTATCCGTAGTTTTCTCCGTTGTTTTCCTACTATTCTGTGGTTTCTGTCAGCCTATTTCTCGGCTGGTTTCAAGTTTTCTTTCTTGTAGAATAGTTTCTTCAGCGGTTACTTTTCTAATCTTGGCCAGCTTTACCCAAAAATCTTCCTTTGTTTGGTGTGTATAAGTCCATGTATTGCATAGTCTCATGGGTGGTCCTTTTGGAGACATAATTGTTATGGTGTCTCTTTTCTCTCTATCGGTATATTGGTTCTGTTTAGTTGACGATTTAAACTTCCCAGTTTTTTTTAGAACTTTGAATTTTCTTTGGCCAATTTGGATGCAGCTTTTAGacttttcaattttaattaattCCCCTTAGTCCCCTGATGAGATTGGCTTCCCCCTTAGTCCTTTGATCTCAGCATTGAGGTTGGTTATTGTGGCAAATCGATTTGTTTCTGTGTGATGTAACCTCTTGATAGGTATTTGTGTTATTCCTTGACCCCAACAACTGCTCTACTCTACACCTCCTCTTAAGCAAGTAATTTTTGCTCTCCCTCGCCATCTCTTAACAGATACTACACAGATTTGACGGTATCCTTAATGTGGATACTGGGTCGGTAAGCTGTTCCCTTAATCTCCTGTGTTCCTGTGCTcttatatctctttttcttttctttgattgcCTGTTTCTTGTTTAGTGCCCACGTCATAATAGTTCTCCCTCCTTTCCTCCCTTCCCTTAGTAAATTTTGTTTATTTCCTGTGACTTTTTTTGACATCATGAAACTTCTGTCCTGGAATGTCCAGGGCATAGGTACCCCAATCACAAAAGACCACTTCTCTTATATTTGCCAAACTTACAATCCTGATATTGTTTTCCTAGCCGAGACAAAAGCTCCACTGTCTCGCATGGACTTATTCTTTAAAAAATCCCTTTAAAAAATCCCCTTTCATGACTGGTTTATTATACCTTCCGTGGGATTAGTGAAAGGGTTAGCAATAGCGTGGCCATTTTGAAGCAATTAACGTGTGCCATTTTGAAGCAATTATAGATGACAAAAAATCTTTCATCACATTTGTTTATGGTGCAGTGGACGCTGAAGGAAAAAGTGAACAATGGAATTATATTTCAAATTTGGTTCAACTAGTTGATAAACCCTGGACCCTGATTGGTGATTTAAACATTATTGTTGATCCAGACGAAAAGCAAGGGGAAAGAAAATAAGGCCAGCTCCTAACAAACAAAATATACTCCAGATTATAGACTCAATGGGCTTACAAGATGTGGGCTTTGAAGGTGCACCTTTCACGTGGTCAAACAACAGAAAAGGCGATGCAAATATTTGCGAAAGAATCGACAGAGCGTTAACTTCCTTTCTTTGGACACAGGTATTCCCGGATACAAAAATTACGCATTTACCTACAGTTGGTTCTGATCATAAAATTAAAACTTCAAAAGCCCTTTAGATGTATCAGATCTTGGCTTTCACACTCTAGCTTACCCGAAGTAGTTAAAGCTTCTTGGGAATCTCATTCCACCTACTCAACTAATGATAATTTTTCCCTCAAACTCCAACTACTGTCTTCCGATCTTGCCTGGTGGAACTCGGATATCTTTGgcaatatacataaaaatatcaggaacttaaacaataaaattGAGAATATCCATAGAACCGGAAATATTGCCAAAGATATAGATAAGCTTAAGAAGCTCCAAGAAAAACTAGGTAAATGGTACCAGATCAAAAATGACTACTACCATCAGCTGTCGAGAGATAAATATTTCAAAGAATATGACAGAAATACAGAATATTTTCATGCCACTGCCTCCAATAGGAAAAGAATCAACTCCATCAATACCCTTAGAGAACCTTCCGGCTTATGGCTATCGGACAAAGATCAAATATACTCCCTTCTGATTAATCATTTTTCCCAAATTTGCTCATCCTAAAAAAACAGTTGTAACTTTGATCTGTCCAGCATCGTAAAACCGTGCATATCTGAAGAAGAAAATTTATCTCTACTAAAGATTTCCTCAAAAAATGAAATCCGGCTAACTCTCTCCAATTTGAATCAATGGGGAGCGCCAGGGCCGGATGGTTTCCAACCAGGTTTTTTTAAGGCTAGTTGGGAGGTCTTCGGCCCAGACATTATCAATACAGTCCAAGAGTTTTTTAAAACAGGGGTTCTTGATAAGGAATTGAATCACTCCTTCATAACCCTAATTCCAAAAATTTCAACTCCCCAAAGCCCGACTAATTTTAGGCCAATAAGTCTAAGCAACACCATATACAAACTCATTTCAAAAATTCTTGCAAGCAGATTAAAGCCCATCCTTAACAAAATTATCTCCCCTAACCAACCTGCTTTCCTTCCCGGTAGACAAATCATCGACAACATTATAATCGCCCATGAGCTCATCCATTCaatgaaaaattctaaaaagaaaaaaggCCATCTAGCTCTGAAATTAGACCTGTCAAAGGCCTTTGATAGAGTGGAGTGGAATTTCATAGAGAAAACGCTCCTTAGTTTGGGTTTCGATGAAAGGTGGACTGACCTCATTTTTCAATGCATCTCTACCACATCTTTCTCTATCCTTCTCAACGGCTCCCCTGGTTCAAAATTTAGAACATCTAGAGGATTAAGACAAGGGGACCCTCTCTCGCCTTACTTATTCCTAATCTGCATGGAAATTCTTTCCAGACTTCTAGATAAGGCGATTTCCGGGAAGAAAATATCCGGTTTCCAGATCAATAAAGAAGCTCCAAACATATCCCATCTTTTCTTCGCAGACGATTGCTTTCTTTTCACAAAAGCCGATTTAGGGGAAACAAAGAATCTTCTGGAAATCATCTCTCTCTTCGGAGATATAACACGCCAAATGATAAATCTACAAAAATCAAGTGTACATTTCAGTCCAAAAATTCACCCTAAACATGGAAATTTTTTAGCCAGAATCCTAAAAGTTCctttaatgacaaaaaatgataGATACCTCGGAACCCCCCTTTTATTTGATAAAAACAGGAAAACAAATTTCGAACCTCTTCTACAGAAATATTACTCAACTCTACAAGGATGGAAATCGAAACTCCTCTCTCAAGCAGGGAGGACAGTTCTGATAAAATCTATCCTCCAAGCTTTTCCAACGTACCAGATGCAAGTTCTTGCTCTTCCTAAGGAAACTTTAAACAAGTTGGACAGAATACAAAGAAACTTATGGTGGAATAAAGACGGGCAAAAACGGCAAGGAGGTTTCGTTAGGGCTTGGAAATATATTTGCAAACCCATTGCGCAAGGAGGCCTAGGTATAAAAAACCCACACCACTTCAATATTTCCCTTCTCACTAAACTAGCCAGCAGATTATTATTAGAAAAGGAGCAACTTTGGGCAAAAATCATCAAGGCAAAATATTTCCCATATTCAAACCCTCTGGAAGAATCAAAAATTTCCAACCTATCGTGGATTTGGACAAGCATCCGAAAAGGACTGGAATTAATCAAAGAAAACTTTATCTGGCAAGTGAAAAATGGAAACTCGATAAATGTTTGGGAAGATAGATGGATTCCAAATGAGGAAATACTCCCGCAACCTCAAGTTTCTCAGGGTACAATTCCAACAAAGGTTCAAGAATTTATTACAGAAGAGAACAAGTGGGACCaaaaaaaactaaacatttacttTAGCCCGGAAGTGAGAAATAAAATTCAAGCAATCTCTCcaagaaaagaggaagaagacaACATaaaatggttacatcatcaatcaGGACTTTTCTCAGCAAAAAACATTTACAATTTCCTGGCAAACCAAACTCAAGAAGAAGACATTTCCTTATTAGATTTCCCATGGAAAAATATTTGGAGAATACAAGCAATTCCGAGAATTAAGCTTTTTGTGTGGAAACTATCTGGGAAAGCTTTACCCACATCGTCGAGACTGGGGGCCCATAATTCGGAAATCGATACAAACTGCCAACTGTGGAATATGCAAGCTCAGGAAACGGAGAAACACCTGTTTGGAACATGCCCTTTCTCCAGAGCCATCTGGTTCAGTTTCTCTTTAGGTCACCTAATTCCTTCAGATGATACGACATCAATCACAAATTgggtaaaatggtggattcaaaaccCGGACCTAGATAATTTAACGGGGAAAATTGCAACAATATtgtggttcatatggaaatacAGATGCTCAGTGGTTTTTGAGAAGACAATCCCAAATCCAACGCAACTAATAACTCAGATCAACAATTTCTTGCAATCCATCCCGAAAAAGATTACTATGAAAGGACCAGACACCAATAAAACACAGTTGATCAATGCCAAGTGGTCAAACATAAATACTGATTGGATAATCTTCGTAGATGCCTCTTTCAAAGAAGAAGATCTATCAATGGGATATGCGAACATAGTGAATTCAGTCGATCAACACACCTTCATGCACATTTCAGCTGGTTCGGAGAAAGCCACTTCTGCTTTCCATGCGGAAGCGAAAGCATTACTCAAGGCAGTTACGTGGCTAAAAGAAAACGTGTTATCTAGTGTCACCATTGTAACTGATTGCAAATCCTTGGCAGACAATATCAACAAGGATAACACAAGTCCCTTCTGGGCGGCCGAAAACACCGTACAAGGAGTAAAGACAAACCTACATGATCTTCCGCAAGCAAAGGTAAAGTACACTAATCTAAAATACAATTCAACAGCAGACAAAATCGCCAAGGAAGCAAGGATAAAATGTCTTCAACATTTATCCATAAAGTTTCAGCAACAAGTCAAAATTACTAgcattgttactaatgttttcgaTAGAAACGAAATTGTAAACCTTTTGTACTATATTTGCTAGTGGTTATATATCGTcttttcatcaaatttttttttttttttcaagcaaCCTTTTTAAAATATCCGACTTTATTGTTCTGATTCTCAATGATGATCATTGTAGTCAATAATATTCCAATTTCGCTTGTGTGGGCCACAATAATCAGTGAGAAAATCGGAACAAAGTCGTTGAACAATAGAAATGTCGGTTGAGGTGCATTTCAGAAGAGgcttaaaaaactaaaaaatattaTAAGAGCATCTCTAATAGTGGGTGGATCTTTCTCTTTTAaaatgacacataggattttaaactcccgtttggcataaatccatctccaacagtagggtaATACAAattaggagggaccaattactaaatatgaaggtgttcaagaaagtgttatctacatTTCCGGTTCCACCTCCACGTCATATTTTTCactattttttcttaaaaaattctCTACAGTTGGAGATGGTTTTTTAAATATGAGGTCTTATATTTACTCTATCTGTACACTccataaataaaaggactaaattaaaaatccacataggattttttgcaccttctgttggagatgctctaagctaCGGCTTTGGGATCGGAGTGACCGTTGTTGATAAGTATCCAGTTACTTAGAACCGAATCAGATTCGGATAAATTGGGTTCTAAAATTGGACCCACAAGCAATATTGGTACCCGACAGGTGGGCCCGTTAGAACCCGATAAATTTTCTGGTCTTAACGAATATTTCCCGTCAGGTACCCGTGGGAATCCGGTACTCGAATATGAGTTACTTTTTAGTAGTTTTTACCCATAGTTTAATGGTTTTGACTTGTTTTGACCGGATATTTTTAACTCGTATCTTTTATT
This DNA window, taken from Papaver somniferum cultivar HN1 chromosome 3, ASM357369v1, whole genome shotgun sequence, encodes the following:
- the LOC113356864 gene encoding uncharacterized protein LOC113356864, whose translation is MKNSKKKKGHLALKLDLSKAFDRVEWNFIEKTLLSLGFDERWTDLIFQCISTTSFSILLNGSPGSKFRTSRGLRQGDPLSPYLFLICMEILSRLLDKAISGKKISGFQINKEAPNISHLFFADDCFLFTKADLGETKNLLEIISLFGDITRQMINLQKSSVHFSPKIHPKHGNFLARILKVPLMTKNDRYLGTPLLFDKNRKTNFEPLLQKYYSTLQGWKSKLLSQAGRTVLIKSILQAFPTYQMQVLALPKETLNKLDRIQRNLWWNKDGQKRQGGFVRAWKYICKPIAQGGLGIKNPHHFNISLLTKLASRLLLEKEQLWAKIIKAKYFPYSNPLEESKISNLSWIWTSIRKGLELIKENFIWQVKNGNSINVWEDRWIPNEEILPQPQVSQGTIPTKVQEFITEENKWDQKKLNIYFSPEVRNKIQAISPRKEEEDNIKWLHHQSGLFSAKNIYNFLANQTQEEDISLLDFPWKNIWRIQAIPRIKLFVWKLSGKALPTSSRLGAHNSEIDTNCQLWNMQAQETEKHLFGTCPFSRAIWFSFSLGHLIPSDDTTSITNWVKWWIQNPDLDNLTGKIATILWFIWKYRCSVVFEKTIPNPTQLITQINNFLQSIPKKITMKGPDTNKTQLINAKWSNINTDWIIFVDASFKEEDLSMGYANIVNSVDQHTFMHISAGSEKATSAFHAEAKALLKAVTWLKENVLSSVTIVTDCKSLADNINKDNTSPFWAAENTVQGVKTNLHDLPQAKVKYTNLKYNSTADKIAKEARIKCLQHLSIKFQQQVKITSIVTNVFDRNEIVNLLYYIC